In Xyrauchen texanus isolate HMW12.3.18 chromosome 23, RBS_HiC_50CHRs, whole genome shotgun sequence, a genomic segment contains:
- the LOC127663442 gene encoding selenoprotein T2-like → MAEYSQTGILTALLLFTVLTVKDIYVGRSSMTQQESSSGPDSFQEPGMHTQRQNKHNFYTGPLLKFQFCISUGYSKVFQEYSRSISQLYPDIRIEGDNYPPKLINKYTANFISYFKLLAIALIVAGQNPFQMFGMNTPRIWSWGQENKIFSCLMAFFLSNMVETHLLSTGAFEISLNDVPIWSKLQSGYVPNIQELFQILDNHLKMNQVDKMNFPSP, encoded by the exons ATGGCGGAGTACAGTCAGACGGGTATATTAACGGCTCTGTTGCTGTTTACGGTGTTAACCGTGAAGGATATTTATGTGGGCCGGAGCAGCATGACTCAACAGGAGAGCAGCAGCGGGCCTGACAGCTTTCAGGAGCCCGGCATGCACACACAGAGGCAGAACAAACACAACTTCTACACGGGTCCGCTTCTCAAGTTCCAGTTCTG CATATCCTGAGGGTACAGTAAGGTGTTCCAGGAGTACTCCCGGTCCATAAGCCAGCTGTACCCGGACATCAGAATCGAGGGAGATAATTACCCTCCCAAACTTATCAACAA ATACACTGCAAATTTCATTTCCTACTTTAAACTGCTTGCCATCGCCTTGATTGTGGCTGGACAAAATCCGTTCCAAATGTTCGGGATGAACACTCCAAGAATATGGTCCTGGGGACAGGAGAATAAG ATATTTTCCTGTCTCATGGCATTCTTCCTTAGCAACATGGTGGAGACCCATTTGCTCTCTACTGGAGCATTCGAGATTTCATTGAATG ATGTGCCCATTTGGTCCAAGTTGCAATCAGGATATGTGCCCAACATTCAGGAGCTTTTCCAGATCTTGGATAATCACCTGAAGATGAATCAGGTTGACAAGATGAACTTTCCCTCACCATAG